Genomic segment of Passer domesticus isolate bPasDom1 chromosome 4, bPasDom1.hap1, whole genome shotgun sequence:
AAGGCCTGTGTGGGAGTTAAATACAGGTTAAAAGAGTGAGGATCACATTCAGAGGCTAGAGGAGTTTAAAAAATGCACTCTTCACATGTGCAAATCTCTTGTCACAGAGAGAACCTTTCACTGAAAGGCACTCAGGGTTTTCTTGGACGTTTGACTGAACATCCTTCCTTCCAAGGACACAGCATTTTATAGAATTAAGCTTCACATTATGCAAATTACATATCAGGATCGATTCACCTCTCCAAGTTGTTTTGTGCCTTCAGGAAGGTATAATCTCATTCAGCTGTAGGTACCTATTTCCCAAAGAACCTTGCATTCAAGAACAAAAGACAGCTTGAATACAGAAGTCCCCCAAGAAACCTACAAAAACCCACTGAAAATCCATGGCAGTATCTCCCTGATCAACTGATTACTTCATCAGCTCATTTTCTCCATCTTGTGGGATGTATCCAGGTACTTTGCAGCTTGCTGGGCTGATGCATCCTGTAGCTCACAACAGTACTTATCCTCCTACTGCTTTGTTGTGAAGGGTACAAAATACAGGCACTGATGGTTCCAGGTAAGTATCAGCAGCTCTAGTCCCAAGTTCAGTTCCAAGTTCTTTGTGAATACAAATCTGGGGCTTCCCAACGAGATGGGGAGGTTTACTCAAAGAGAGAGATGTAATCTGGCTCTTGGTCCTCTTGGCCACATGGGTAAAGCAACAGCTCCTTCCCCAAGGAAGTGATGGGTTCGTCCTGTTAATATAGGATATGATCAAACACCAGTTTTCAAACAGACCCTGCCTGTCACAACATCACAAGGTGGACAGCAGTCTTCCTGACTCTGTTATGGTATGGATGTGTTCCCACCACTGTGTGATACAGCTCAGTTTTCCAGAGAAGTCAGGGAAGGGCCCTCTGCCCTCTGTCTTCATAATACATCTGTGCTCTGTGCCATAACTCAGTGACACAACTCTGGCAGTTCTAGGAAAGAGCTGTGCTCATCCCTGAGGAAACTACAGCTTCTCTGACATGGAGTGCCCTGCTAGAAGGTGCTAGAGCCAGGAATGAGCAGCATGCAGATAAAGCAGGAACAGGGATTGTGAACTGTGCTTCTGGCTGTGTTTGTGGGAGGGACAAGGGTGGATTCTGGAGAGAGCACActccctctgctgaggcagTCCTGTTCTAAGTACAGTCTGTGCTTCCAATCTCATTCTCCATCCTAGCAACAGATGAGATGCATGGTGGGAACTTGCCTTCTTTCATGGTCACCTAGTGGGTGATAAGCAGAACCCAGTGGGGCACTTTGGCAGAGTGGGTTCATCTGCCCACATGTGCTGTAgtgcaggggagctgcaggattCTTTGCAGACTGTGGCCTTGGCTCTATATTTGATGTAGATATGCACAGCAAAGCTTTAAATCCTTTAGCTCTGGTACAAATAGCTGCATAACTCCTGCTTTTAATACTTTCAGCCTGAACTGTGAAAATCATGCAAGAAGCAAGCTCAGGCAGTCCAGGTAAAGTTCTGTAGAGCAAATGAGCATAGGATATTGTTCTCATGTCCAGTTTTGTTTAGCCATGTGTGTATTAAGCTAcgcactttttaaaaaaaaacagggatTTTAAATGAActtagaagaaaaattattgacATGTCCCTGGGCAGATCTTACAGAAAATGAATGAACAATCCATCTGTCTCTCCCTGAAACCCATGCAACTGCAGTCATAACAGTGCTCGAAAACACCACTATTATTGTTGCAAGAGCCTGCCAACATTCCTCCTTCCCTTCTATTTTTTACCTTTGCTCAGTACCACCCCTTGTCTGCTTTGAGATTATAAAGATATGTTGCTGTCTTTCATGCTGAAGCTGAAGGTAAGCAGGATTTTGTGTTTACCCAACTTGCCAGTGCCCCTTAACCATGGAGAGAATACAAAAGAAAGGAGTTTGTATGAGTATGCTGTCACCTCACATCAACATTTCTACTAAGTAGCTTGTAAGTAACTTGGGCCCAGCATGCAAGGTGTTCTGTGTGTTTGAGGGTGAGTGAATCAGATCTAAGATATCTGAGATGTATTAGGTCACCTGGGCTGTACCAGTCAGGCTGTACCTTCTGGAGCATCACACAGGATACCCAGCAGCAGTTAAAATGGGTATAGTTACCTACTTCAAAACAACTGAATCTACTCTTTCTTATTTTGAAGTGCCCTGAGACAATTAAGCAATTAATGAATGCATTGCTAGATGTTCACCTTGTGGTAGTCTACAAGGTCAGCCAGCGTTGAATGTTGCAGCTGGTCCACTCCAAGGAAGCTGTAGGAATCACTGGAGGCATCAATGAGGAAATGTTTACATCCTTCCACAGACCGATAGGAGAGCACATAGCCTTTGATTTTCTCACTGACCCGGATCAGAAAACTCCCTGGTAGTGTTTTATTCAGAAGCTCTTCTGCTTTCTTACAGGTTAGGATACCTGTTCAAAACCAAAAGACAAAACTGAAGGGAGAAAATCATTTGTACAGGACTGGACAAACAGTTCTCACAAGAAATCTGCTCTAAAACCAGTCCATAGCACTTCCATCCCTTTCACTGTTTCCTTGCCCAGTAGCCTAAGAAGAAGAGTGCTGCCATTGCTGTAACAGGCCATGGCCAAGAGCTCTTTGTTAACTGTGCCACACTTGGCCAACAATTAATGACAAACATGGAGAGCTCAAAAGGACTGTTGCTGTGTTATGAGAGAGAATGGTTTTGCAATTGCTGTATGGTCATTCCAGTATAGGAGCTTTACTTCCAAGCCCAGCCCATGTTAGTAGCCGTGTTAGCAGAAAAAACTTCTTAAACACTTGGGTTGGGGTGGAAATTCCCAGGACTTACCATGGAACCAAGGTGCTATTGTGTCTGTGGTTTTCAGATAGCCAGCTCTGAGGGGGAATTGCTCCTCTTTGAACCACTTGATGATGCTTTCTTCGGTGGAATTGGAGATTGTCCTCTGGACTCCCTCTTTCCTGTTAAAAAAGACCTCTGGTTTGTGCATCAGATTCAAAAGACAGGTTTTGAGTCCCTGTGCAGGACTTACATTTTGCTCAGGATTTTAAGATCAGCCCTAAACAGGCAGCTTACACCAGTTCAGCTGTATAGAATATGGTTTTCAGTGGACATCTGGCATCATaggggctccctgtgctccaggctTAGGACACTCTACTAACTAAACCTGTTATCCTCCAGGAATGAACACCTGAAGGTCTCATCACATTCTAGGCTGGAATATAGCCTAGGCTCTGTATTTTTCCCTGTTGGGTGTCTCTTCCACACAAGGAGGAGAGATAACCATTCCCTTCTCAACCATCCCATGCTAGAGCAAAAGAATCTCatcctttctcctttccacaGTGCACAGGGGCTTCCTTACCTAATTGCTCTCCCATTTGCCGTTGCAGGAGGTAGAAGTTTAGGCTTGGGGGGGAGAGGTGGGTATTGAAGTGGTCGCCGATCTCCTCCTGTGGCACCCTTGGAAATATCTGCCTGCTTCCCTCTGTGGATGCCCTGCAGTGAAAGCCTCCTGTAGTCATCTCTGGCTTGCCGTGCAAGGGAGCGTCTCTTCTCATCTGCTGCCTTGGATTTCCGCACTGGAACAAAAAAGGAGTCCTACAGAAGTGAACAAGCAGCAAGTTTAAAGCTTGCTACCCTTTGGCCATCTTCCTGCTTGTGGAAATGTAAGAATAATCCATTTCACATGCTGAAAGAGTCACTCAGTTGTGAGACCATTTGTCACGTGTCTCCCACGTGTTAAGTGGCaccatttttattcctttaaaatattaaaaaacagTGTTTTCTGGGACAAGATCTACaatctgtggtttttttcttgttaccAGGTCCTTTTGTACCTAAAgactttttggttttgtttcagacactgactccttcttcagACATGGATTTCTGTAGTGCCTTTCATGTAAACTggtgtggggagcagggctTGAAGCTCCTGGAGCTGAAGCTGCTGAAATGACCCCAAATCAATCTTTTGAAGGATTTGAAAGTGCTAATCAATTTTGGAGGGTGGGAAGGAGCCATACTGAAACTGTTATGGAAAGTGGAGAACTTGACTGTGTTTtcgtttgggtttttttcctgtaaaactGCCTAGATTGTCTAGGTCCATCTCTCCCCGGAGTCTGTACGAGTAGCCAGCTCTCCAGTCAGCAGTTTTTCTATcagtcagaaaaacaaaacccctaGACTGAAGTGGAAACAGCTGGTGGTACAGCATTGCCATCTACTGAGCAGCAAgggaggaactgggaggaaCAGTGCATCAGGTTCTCCTTCAGGAAGCATTTGGCAGCAGTGATGGCTGCTACTGCAAGTCTCATACTGTTTGCCATTTTCCTTTCTATTAATGGGATTCATTACATGAGACAGTGCAGCAGAGCTGTACTTGGGTGGAATCATGTTTGAATGACAGGGAAATCCTTTTTAATTAGTCTCTGTTCCCCATTTTACTTATCCTCAAGAGCAATGTTACTGCAAAGTCCTACAAAAGGCCAGCTTCTAGTTTAAAATTAATAGTATTGGCTATACTCATGTGGGTTCTATTTGTTGCTTGTTTTAACATAGTGTCAGTTGGAAAAGTTTTCCatttccctgcccagctctaGTCTCAGTGCTGCATGGACTCAGAACTATTTCTGATAATAAAGTGCTGTATTTCTTGGCAAAACTCTCCAGCCTCTGACCTATTATTCAGTTCTAGTACGGCAGGGGAGAGGTTGAGATGACCCCACAGAGCCCTAGGATTTCTCAAGCTTTATAGGAAAAGGTAATTTTAAGATCTTACAGAATTCCTGCCATTCAGGCTCATTCTCATCCGATTTTTGTGACGTTCTCTGGCTCTCTGTGCTGGAATGGCTCTGTGGTAGTGGCTTCTGGGAGGCTGTGAGTTCTTCTGAATTTTTCCTCTGTGCTTCCTTCATCTAGGAAAGAAATAGTATGTTCAGCCTTGTGTCAGGAAAGCTTTAACCCTGCTTTTCAGCTAGCCTTGAAATACTGGGAACTCTGTCCTTTACAGTGAACCCCTCCAATTTCAACAACATAGAGACCCTCTGCCTTTACTGCAGGTAACAACTGAGACAGGAAGGGAAAACAGCCCATCAAAAATCATCAGGAGCATCCCCTGTGCTACTCTCCGGTctggccagcctggcctgctTTGTACCATCTCCAAATCATCACACAATACATGAGAAGCAGAGCAATACTGGATAAAACTGGTCCAAAAGGCGAGAATATTCTTGGCTCATATGAGGCTCTGAAACTGACTGGGGCTCTAGGATAAAGCACTGGCCCCACTCAGTGTCTTAGGAGCACCACAGGTTGCCACTTACCTGTTGGAAACGATGCTTCCTCATATGGCAATCCGCCAGCATCTGGTGAACATTTCTGGTTCCCCTCTGAGCAGAGCAAAAGAGTGGTGAGAAATAAATGTGACATTAGGACAATTgctctttttttaaatgcaaaaggAGTTAACAAGTTAACATTTGTTAACAAGTTTTGCCAGCTCGCTCTGACAAACATTGTGGGGGTTTTCCCATCATATTTGGCCAAACATGCCACAGGAGGAGAACTCAGGCCTGTCAGGATAGCCATAAGCATGCCTAGATTTGCTAAGCAATGCTCACAAGTGCTCCCAGGGAGCAgttcctttcttcccttcctctAAAGCAATCCCTTGCAGAACCTGCTGTCAGCTTTACCTGCCTGTGCTTGTTTGCAGCTGTGGCTGGGTTGCTACAAACTCCTACTTGACAAACTGATCCAACTGGCTGGATATTTCATGTTCTCTCTTCCCTGCAAaccagcccagctgccctgccagcagtCCCTAGCTGAGAGCTGCCTCTGCAGACCAACTGTTAGGTTTAGCTTTCAGTAAACACCCACCCACTTCCCCATCAGACCTCCACTGCCTCCCACAGTACAAGTGATGAGTTAACTGTACTATTCTGCTTGCCAAGGTCACACTTCCTTTTAACTCCATCACCTACTTGGCTAATATTTAATATGAGCATGGCTTCACTGTTTCCCTATCCTCAACAGGAAACTAGGAGCTTCAAATGTCTGTGGAGTAGCATTTTTTTTGTAGATCAGCCCTATTCCCTGCAGCATGATACCTGGATCTCTCAGGTTAAATGGAATGGGAACTAGATCtcagagaaaacattttaatgcAGGAGGTAGGGGAAAAGCCTCTTTCCAGGCCTAGAAAATACAACAGGGGACTTTAGTCTGGAGCCCTCCTTCTAACAGCAAAAGCCCCAGAAACCTGGGaaaatttattaataatataatgacagaaaataaaggaaaatatacAATCCCCCATCTATTCCCATGTTCAAGACTTTGGAAGGGGGTTAGATTTTTGTTGgtggcttgtttgttttttgggggttgtttttggtttgttttggggttttttggtcaCTTTTGACTAATAAGTTTCTTTGAAAAGCAAGAACCTCCCACATAGTTGCTCAACTTTAGCAAACAGTGCAGAGAAAAACCCCATGTGACTCAGAGGCTTTTGATAAAGGAGACAGTCACTCCAAATTCCATTCACTATTTTGGTAGCAGTAAGAGAGCATTTTGCCAAAACCCAATCTTCTGCTATCATACTTTTTATGATAGTATGGAGTGGCAGTATGATAAAAGAATATAACTCATACAAGTTCATTCTCATACAAGGCTGAATGAAAACTGCAGAACGAGATAGGACTTCTCCCATTAAATTGGCAGGATGTCCTGTTCCTTTTGTTCAACTGTAGTTGCATGGGTAGTTAATTtaactcttctttttttcctttctctgcaaATGGCTTTTTGTAGACAGTTAAAAAGCATGATTATTTAttgttggaaaaaaatatttcttaatgaAACACCACAGGAATGCAGATACTGTATTACTGCATTTGGAGCTGTCCTGCGCTATCAATGTCATAAGCTGTTTTCTGTATTAgaagacaaaaaaccccaagaaccACCTAAAATATGCATGTCAGATAATGCTGGTAAAATTCTCTTCATTCGGTCTTTTATAAAAGTAAATGATTTGGCTGAGGGCTGTGACATTCCGTTTAAAAATCCTAGGATAGCCTCCCTGGTCTTGCCCCAAAAGCCATTCAAACCAGCCATGGTGCAGAAGGAAAAGTACTGCACCCCTTGTTTTATCCACAGAGAATGAAAACAAAGGAATTCAGAGTAGTTTATCCATTGGTGCAGAGCAGATCTATCCCAGCTGAGAACAGCACATGGACCTTCTGAGTCTTAAGGAAGGATGTAAcatgtttttttctcctctgtagAAGAAATGCTTCAACAGATAGATGGCTTTTTCCCTCAGATTTGTATTTACAGCAACCAGGATTTGCTGCACTTCCTAGACCTCAAAAAACATGTTTCTTATAGTTatgagaaaatggaaaactacCTTTGTGAGCTCCTGGCTTTTTCCTGTTGTGTCAATATCAGCCATTCTTCTCCCATgttcctcctttttctcctcagtattttttttattctcatgAAGATCTGTCTCAGCCAGAAGTCCTGGCTGTGGGTGTAGAGACCATGTTGCAGAAGAGTCAGTCTCTCTGAAATGCAAGAGAGAGAGGACTTAGGACAGAGTCACTTTCTGATGTCTGAGCGTCTTGTGAGGAGGCTGCACGTGAGCAGAGCAGACTGCAATGAAGCCACATGTGCATAGGCAGTTATATCTCCAGATCAGGTAGGTGTGTAATTAAATTAATGACTCGTGGTAACTGTTGTCCGGCTGTACCCTGGCACCTGCCGGTGAATCAGAGCCCATCAcctgctgcagtgacagcatCAGCATTTCCTGTGGTCTGCAGAGGGTCCCACACTGCAGCCATGTCACAGGAGGCTCAGTGAGCTGGGGCAATTCTCAGGCTACAGATGGTCTCTGCCAGCATAGTGTGTCCTCTCAGAAAACCAACCTTGTGTGTCCTCTGAGAAAACCAACCTTTGTCTGTTCCTTTTGCTAGCAAGGCTGGCATGACAGTGCTAACCACAGCCCCTACAGAGAAGACTCCAGCTCATGTGCCCTTATAGAAAAGccttctcctccctctctgcccaCCGAGTCCTTCAGCTGAAGGGTGCTTACCTGCCCTCCTGGCCTTGCTCTCTCGCTAAGCGCTTTGCTCTTTGTGCCTGGATCTCTTCACAGATGGCTGCATAGGATTTATCTGAAGGATGCTCTCCCATCACCCAGACCCACACTTCATTGTCAGCACCGAGTTTCCATGTCACTGACTTCCTGTTGGCTGGAAAAGAAGCAGCTCTTTGGCAAATGCTGTTTGCTGGGTAGCTCTTTGCAGGGCCTATGctgcacttgctgtgccctaccAGCTACTGTTGGTGACCGAGCCCCCCCAAAAGCAACTGTACATGAAGAAACTCAAATAGGATGCAGCCCACACTTGCCAATTTTTTCATCCTCCTTGAGCCAGGTCAGTGAAGGAGGCATTTCTGAGACTGGGAGCAAAGGAGAAGAATCACCACTGTTTCTCTTCTTGCTTTAATTTCTGACTACTGTCCTCCCCAAACTGTGTGAGGGAGACCTGGGAGAAAAGAGCTATCTTCCTAGCAGCCAGCATGCTGTTCCCTTTTAGATCTGAAGTTCCCTTCCCTGGCAAGGGAACTTCAGATCTAAAATCTCAGTGGGAACTGCCCATCAGGTCTAGTGCCTCAGGACAGATATTCAAATCCATGGTTCTGTTAAAGACAGATTCTGAGGCACCATTTAGTGGAAAACTTAATGAGATGCATCTCCTGGGGGCAAATAAGCCCTGTCTTCCCAGCTAGGGGAGTTGAGCAATTTGGTCAAGGACAGAATGTCTGGGCCAGGGAGTAAAAACCATTGTGTGCCTGGCCAAAACTACCCCATTGCAGGTGGATTTACCTATGTTTTAAAATAAGCCTATGCCATGTCCCTTGGAGAAGAAATTAACCTAAGAATACATTATTTCCTATTTCTAGGAAGCAGTTGACTAGGCCAGATACATGCCAGAGGGTGAAGCAGCCAGGAGGCAGAGACTTACCTTTCCTTGGCAGTGGCTTCTTTGCTGAAATCttttctgcagcagcttctctttcCTCCCACCGTCTGATCTGTTCCTGCCTCATCTTGAAGAAGAGGATCTGCTTCTGCTCCTCGCTGAGTTCTGCCAGCAGCTCCGGATCGATGTACATGTCTGATAATATCTGTTTCAGCATGGCTGCAGGTTTCACTTACGCACGGTTGTGGCGATAATCTTCAGGGATCAGATCCTCTTGCTGGCTCCGACAAGAAAGAGTGCCTGCCCGTCTGAGACTGAAGTAGGAATGCAGGCGTGCCAGAGCAATTATACTTCtgtctctttccttttttttttttttttttagctcagACTTCCTGCACGGaccaaaaaaagtaaataagtATCTTAAAACCTGCTGTTAAGATTCCTTGAAATAAGAGGTGAGCTCAGCTCTCATGCAGCCCCTGCCcgctctgcagggagagctggccAGAAGGGGCGAGGCCTGGAGTGGGAAGGTTGTGTTGATACTCTGATAAACCCAGCTGATAGTATATCAAAGAGAGAGAGCGCTGCCTGTTAGTCATCAGAGGTGCGGCTTGGCTGTGCTCAAGCAAACATTCTTGCTGGGCAGGGAATCAATGAACCCATGACTAGATGgctcctcctccttccaaaCAGGAAAACTTTGATGATTAAAAGCCCAGCCTGCCTCATTTTACTAAAGAAAGACAGGGAGGACTTTTGACTCTGCTTTTGAGGTGGGAGTGGGAATTTTGGAGTGCTCCTGTCCATCAAAGTCAGCCTCCCAGCAAGTCAAGGGAGCACAAGGAGTGCAGCTGGTTTGATGAAAGGCAGTTTGGCTAGCCAGTGTCCTAGACAGCCCCCGCTCTGACACATCTTGCTGATGCACCAGCCCACGTGCTGAGCCTGGCATGGGACATCCTTGTCTGACAGGATGAAGCTGATGGGGAGAAGGggcatccctgctcctgcccaagatactggctcatgtccagtgcaTGCTGGCGAGGTACTAACACCGGCACAGCCTTGCTTTGTGCTCATGGATTTACATTTACAACAGAGATTTCACTGGAAAATTGAAAGCTCTCCTGTCACTTGGGAAGGTGACAAATGAGAAAGTAGAAATGTGGACTAAAGACcttgaaaacaaatattttcattatcttATCTGGATAAACTCGTGGAGATCAGGAGATTGATTGGCAGTGTTTTCAGTGACATGGGGAGGCTGACAGCCACATACTAAGTGTGACACCAGAGCAGGGTGGCTGACTGGCCAGAAGTGGCAGGGACTTTCTGGACAAACTCTTGGGAAATGTTGCTATTGGactacaaagaaaattaaagcagTGGGATTGTTCATGTCCTTTTGCACATATCCTGGAGTCTAAGGAACAAGCATGCTAGAACGTAGCACAGTAGGTGGGAGGCAGAGGGTTATGGAGGCAGTAATGTGGAAATACAAAGGGCACAGACATGGCAGGACCTGTGCTAGGGTGGGACTACATATTAAATCAAGTTAATGGGGTCAAATCCATTAGCCATCTTACAGGAGCAAGACTGGACTTCTAGGAACCCAGATTTTGGAAGAAAAGTGCTGGGAGCATCTTCACAGTATGACTGCTTGGCTTCTgacaaacaaaataacaaagaaGGAGGTAATAGACAAGCCAGCAAGGGCAATACTGAAGCTTCCCaaggagcacacacagagcacacaatTATTTAGATGAAATGGGACAGCACAACAGCAGCCATCATGAAGTCAGACTGTCAGAACAGTATCTGCTGTGTTGGTCAACCCTCCTCCATCTTGCACCCATGCTGGGAGCATGCAGTCTGTCCCAGGCACCCCCCTGCTTCTGAATATGGCTTGCCTTAAAATTGGCAGAGACACAGCTGGCTGGAGCCCCACTCCAGTGAAGTCCCCATACACTTTCAGCAGGAAGAGCTTGAAAGGAGCTTGGAGCAGGGGGAGGAGCTGTAGGCAGGGAGACAAATTGCTCCTCAAGGACCTCAAGGAAACAAGAGAGCAGATCATGGTcccaaaaatgcattttctgcagcagaagccaggaGCAAGAGTCCTGGGGAGCATGCAGTGACCAGGAGTTGGCGTTAAGTCTTCTCATTtctattttgtttctctgatttCTCTAATACTTTCCCTATTAAAAATGTTAACTTCATTCTAGAAGAAACATGAAGCTTCTGTTCCAAACTGGTATGGACTTGGTTTAAACAAATTACtttcttgattttaaaaaaaattgtttttaggGGAGATGATCTGACTTGAGCAATGCTTTCTGAGTACCCCCCTAATGGCAGAGATTTTTCAGCTCAGCACCCAAAGGGTGTTGGGCAGTCCTCAAGCCATGGAGATGGCAGATATAGAGAGGGAAGAGCTTTCTTTCTGGGACATGACACATGAGAATCCATCAGCAGAATGCATGCAGCAGCATGTCCATGCTGCTCTGGCTTCTCAGGAGTGGGAATGGCTTTGCTATGGCATTTACTTAGGTGAACATGATGTGCTCTGCCATGTGCCATGGAGACAAACTGGTCCCTCTTTGCATGCCTGGGGACTCAGTGTGTTGAGAAGATGGAAGGGTGCTCAGCAAACAAGTTTCACAGTACTGACGCAGTTTTGCAGAGTTGGATTTCCTCGTAACATTAGTTGTAAGAGATTTATAATGCTGTATCCCAAAGGTACCCTTTAAAGCACCAGCTATTTTAACACAGGGAAATGACATAAGCATCTCAAGAGGTTTCCGATATTTCTATGTTAGCAGTCCCTTCATTGAAGatccaggagctggaaatcCTTGTAATCAGTCACATACTGTTCCCAAAGTCTGAATCAAAGCCATAATACTGACACCTGGCTGGAAGTGGTTTTGCAGATGCTGTTCCAGATGTAAGTAGTATATTTACAGCTCAAAAGACTGCAGTAATGGCAGAGGAACCTCCAAGCAGGTACCTTGCAGGAAAATCTAGCAGAGGTCCTGTTAAACTTTCtactgtttgcatttttttcatgGGAGTGGTAGGTGGGAGCTGGTTTTGTGGAGATATAGGGATGAGAGTTGCCAAAAATAGCAAAAACTAAGTGGGGGGATGTAGGAAGCCAAACCAGGGCTTTGAGGCTCTGCCACTCATGTATAAGATACTCAGCCTGAAAGCCATAAGGATAAACACAATTCAAAGGCTAAATGATCCTTCAAAATGTTGTCCTTCACACAACATTGAAATCTCCTACTGGAGGGcagcctctgctctgtgctcctgtaAATCATCTACCATGAACAGGGGAAATAAGTCTATGAATACACATGAAAGTGCCATAGCTTTGAGAAGAACTGGCACGAGCTCCTGCTCACATGTGCAGCAGGTGACACTTTGGACACGACAGGCTCACAAGACACTCCCACCTGGCCATACTAGTCCTGGTCCTCACCAtcagtgctgccagcagaggggaGGTTTCTCCGAGAAAACAatagacagacagaaaatcatACATATGATTTTCACCAAGAAATCAATCAGGACAGTGTAAATGTGCTCATTTTCAGGGAGGCAGCTTATTCAATGTGCTGTGCACATCTCCACTGTAAATGTGACAGTAactgtaaattaaaaataacccaAGAAACCCAACAGTGAGGAGGAAAGAGAACACAAGAAAGGCTGCTTCAGGGTACAGGCTGATGACCTAAGAGGATTTCTATTGTCATAAAGTAGTTTTCCCCTTAAAAGGCAGATAAAACCACTTTGCTCAGTAAATGGTGGAACTATATTATTTTGAGTCAAGAGCTTCTCCTTGGAGCTGATTATTTGTTTAGTGAGAGGTGGCTTCAGAGACACTACTGGGAATTCCTTCCCCTGATCAAGAGGCTGGACTGTGAGAATGCAACTGAATTTCCTTTCACTTGCCAAACTAAGCCTTGCAGCACTAGGAAGCTCAGGTTTTTCTGGATCTCTCCAGTTCCAGCCACTCCAATGCCATCAGATCTCTGCCAGACTTTATGAAggcatttctgatttttttcagaagtggAGCAAAACAGAATTGCAAAACCCACCTGAAATCAGGGCAGCCAAAAGTAATCACCACCCCAGCCTTGCTCTGAGTACACAAGCCTTCATGGGTTAACTGTTACACATTGGTTCATAACAAGCACTTGTCTCAGAAAACATTTATGTTAGCAGCTGCACCAGCAAGGTTAGTACCAAAATATCCTTCCGTGCTTTGGGGTTTGGCTgctcatttgtttgtttggggctttttataATCCTCATCCTGTTCTAAATACGGGAGTGATTAATTCCTctctttctgtttaattttactTCAGCCTACTGTTTttggttgttggggttttttttgggttttttttgggttttttttgttgttgggttttttgggtttttttttg
This window contains:
- the SH2D4A gene encoding SH2 domain-containing protein 4A isoform X5 gives rise to the protein MLKQILSDMYIDPELLAELSEEQKQILFFKMRQEQIRRWEEREAAAEKISAKKPLPRKANRKSVTWKLGADNEVWVWVMGEHPSDKSYAAICEEIQAQRAKRLAREQGQEGRETDSSATWSLHPQPGLLAETDLHENKKNTEEKKEEHGRRMADIDTTGKSQELTKRGTRNVHQMLADCHMRKHRFQQMKEAQRKNSEELTASQKPLPQSHSSTESQRTSQKSDENEPEWQEFLRKSKAADEKRRSLARQARDDYRRLSLQGIHRGKQADISKGATGGDRRPLQYPPLPPKPKLLPPATANGRAIRKEGVQRTISNSTEESIIKWFKEEQFPLRAGYLKTTDTIAPWFHGILTCKKAEELLNKTLPGSFLIRVSEKIKGYVLSYRSVEGCKHFLIDASSDSYSFLGVDQLQHSTLADLVDYHKEKIKFRTTN